Proteins from a genomic interval of Trifolium pratense cultivar HEN17-A07 linkage group LG6, ARS_RC_1.1, whole genome shotgun sequence:
- the LOC123892636 gene encoding flowering locus K homology domain-like yields MSQQGQIPINPMVPQQNQMPPIPMQHHPMQHMHMHMPMQMHMPFHMPHQLPYSTQDAAGYPAPGKRRREDEDPGTTTSGELSAAKRAKGQDVIFRIVVPSRQIGKVIGKEGCRIQKIREETRANIKIADAIARHEERVIIISSKDSDEMVTDAEKALEQIANLILKEDDSSLDASKVTAGHVAANTIRLLIAGSQAGGLIGMSGQNIEKLRNSSGAMITVLAPSQLPLCASAHESDRVVQLSGDVSTVMKALEEIGCQLRENPPRQVISISPTYNYAAIRPSQPYVDPNSVDYVTFEMLISETMVGGLIGRCGSNISRIRNESGAMIKVYGGKGEQKHRQIQFGGSAQQVALAKQRVDEYIYSQLIQQSDT; encoded by the exons ATGTCGCAACAAGGTCAAATTCCGATAAACCCCATGGTTCCTCAGCAGAACCAAATGCCACCAATTCCTATGCAGCACCATCCCATGCAACACATGCATATGCACATGCCCATGCAGATGCACATGCCATTTCACATGCCGCATCAGCTCCCTTACTCCACCCAAGACGCCGCTGGATACCCCGCACCCGGGAAACGCCGCCGAGAGGATGAAGATCCGGGAACCACCACATCGGGGGAGCTATCGGCGGCCAAACGCGCAAAGGGACAGGATGTTATATTCAGAATCGTCGTTCCGTCGCGGCAGATTGGGAAAGTTATCGGTAAAGAAGGTTGTCGTATACAGAAGATTCGTGAAGAGACTAGAGCTAATATCAAAATCGCTGACGCAATTGCG AGACATGAAGAGCGTGTTATCATTATTAGTTCTAAAGACAGTGACGAAATGGTTACTGATGCAGAGAAAGCTCTAGAGCAGATagccaatttaattttaaag GAAGATGATAGCAGTCTTGATGCATCAAAAGTTACTGCAGGGCATGTGGCTGCCAATACAATAAGACTTTTGATTGCTGGGTCCCAGGCAGGTGGGTTGATTGGGATGTCGGGCCAAAACATTGAGAAGCTACGGAACTCTTCTGGTGCCATGATTACCGTTCTTGCACCAAGTCAGTTGCCTTTATGCGCTTCTGCCCATGAATCTGACCGAGTAGTACAG TTATCAGGAGATGTTTCCACAGTAATGAAGGCATTGGAGGAGATAGGTTGCCAGTTAAG GGAAAATCCCCCAAGACAAGTGATTTCAATCAGCCCAACATACAATTACGCTGCAATTCGACCATCCCAACCATATGTTGACCCAAATTCAG TTGATTATGTTACATTCGAGATGCTGATTTCGGAAACAATGGTTGGTGGGTTGATCGGCAGATGCGGCTCAAATATATCAAGGATCAGAAATGAGTCTGGAGCAATGATAAAG GTTTATGGTGGAAAAGGTGAACAAAAGCATAGGCAAATTCAATTTGGTGGTAGCGCCCAACAG GTAGCTTTGGCAAAACAGAGagttgatgaatatatatacTCTCAGTTGATACAACAATCTGATACTTAA